From Chloroflexota bacterium, one genomic window encodes:
- a CDS encoding site-specific DNA-methyltransferase translates to MSVAPYFSAPDDLVTIYHADSTDLSFLEAGSVHLVVTSPPYNLGKDYGTARDNDTYERYLDWMVSWCQQLWRVLEPGGRLCLNIPIDINLSFDSGGKRRTQKRPVLADFTHRLVNEQDWLYNTTILWLENNISRRTAWGSWLKASDPWVNTAAEAILVLSKQQRKRDGRGKTSDIERAEFMDSSLGIWKFRGENSKKWGHPAPFPEELPQRLIKLFSFKEDVVLDPFLGSGTTCRVAQTLGRRSIGIEIDERFCEVAARRCRDGR, encoded by the coding sequence GTGAGCGTCGCGCCGTATTTCAGCGCCCCGGACGACCTCGTCACCATCTACCACGCCGACAGCACGGACCTCTCGTTCCTGGAGGCTGGCTCGGTGCATCTGGTGGTGACCAGCCCGCCGTACAACCTGGGCAAAGATTACGGCACCGCCCGCGACAACGACACCTACGAGCGCTACCTGGACTGGATGGTCTCGTGGTGCCAGCAGCTATGGCGGGTGCTGGAGCCGGGCGGGCGGCTCTGCCTAAACATCCCGATCGATATCAACCTCTCGTTTGACTCGGGCGGCAAGCGGCGCACCCAGAAGCGGCCGGTCCTGGCGGACTTCACCCATCGTCTCGTCAACGAACAGGACTGGCTTTACAACACCACCATCCTCTGGCTGGAGAACAACATCTCTCGGCGCACGGCCTGGGGCTCCTGGCTGAAGGCATCCGATCCGTGGGTCAACACGGCGGCCGAGGCGATCCTGGTCCTCTCCAAGCAGCAGCGCAAGCGGGACGGTCGCGGCAAGACCTCGGACATCGAGCGCGCGGAGTTCATGGACTCCTCGCTCGGGATCTGGAAGTTCCGGGGCGAGAACTCGAAGAAGTGGGGCCACCCGGCGCCCTTCCCCGAGGAGCTGCCGCAGCGGCTGATCAAGCTGTTCAGCTTCAAGGAGGACGTGGTGCTGGACCCGTTCCTCGGGAGCGGCACGACCTGCCGGGTGGCGCAGACGCTGGGGCGGCGCTCGATTGGGATCGAGATCGACGAGCGGTTCTGCGAGGTGGCGGCCCGGCGCTGCCGCGACGGCCGCTAG